From the genome of Sulfurovum sp. NBC37-1, one region includes:
- the sdhB gene encoding succinate dehydrogenase/fumarate reductase iron-sulfur subunit yields the protein MSDTRKVTIKAFRFNAETDYLPYYKEYEMEVGKDELILDLLNRIKWEHDGSFSYRRSCRHGICGACAIKVNGRATLACKQNAIELLDLFNNELVFEPSSKKRVVKDMIIDKKDFWDKHAAVQPYVVADIDPHPEHETKQSIAEFNKFLDSDLCIQCGACHYSCPALEANPDYLGPAALNAAYRFTVDTRDHAGKERLELTAEPGVGVWDCVKCFECAEACPKDINPIEKITKLHNMQFEQHVAKSNVATRHAEGFVRSIKKHGFLDEADIVVYSEGYLGMYKHLKTAMKMMKAGKIHWNDGLPWVDNVPKSKNLDEIQKLIEISQTNKL from the coding sequence ATGAGTGATACAAGAAAAGTAACGATAAAAGCATTCAGATTCAATGCTGAAACAGACTATCTTCCATACTATAAAGAGTATGAGATGGAAGTGGGAAAAGATGAACTCATTCTCGACCTCCTCAACAGGATCAAATGGGAACATGACGGTTCTTTCTCCTACAGACGTTCATGCAGGCACGGTATCTGCGGTGCCTGTGCGATCAAGGTGAACGGAAGAGCGACACTGGCATGTAAACAGAATGCCATTGAACTGCTTGATCTGTTCAACAATGAACTGGTATTTGAACCTTCCAGTAAAAAACGCGTGGTTAAAGATATGATCATCGACAAAAAGGACTTCTGGGACAAACATGCGGCGGTCCAGCCGTATGTAGTTGCAGATATCGACCCGCATCCCGAGCATGAAACAAAGCAGAGTATTGCAGAATTCAACAAATTCCTTGATTCTGACCTTTGTATCCAGTGTGGTGCCTGTCACTACTCCTGTCCTGCACTTGAAGCGAATCCTGACTATCTCGGGCCTGCAGCACTCAATGCAGCATACCGATTCACGGTCGATACCAGAGACCATGCCGGCAAAGAGAGACTTGAACTCACAGCTGAACCGGGTGTGGGTGTCTGGGACTGTGTGAAGTGTTTCGAGTGTGCCGAAGCCTGCCCCAAAGATATCAATCCTATCGAGAAGATCACTAAATTGCACAATATGCAGTTTGAGCAGCATGTGGCAAAAAGCAATGTCGCTACAAGACACGCGGAAGGTTTTGTACGAAGTATCAAAAAGCACGGTTTCCTTGACGAAGCGGATATCGTGGTATATTCAGAGGGGTACCTCGGTATGTACAAACACCTCAAAACCGCGATGAAAATGATGAAAGCCGGCAAGATCCACTGGAACGACGGACTGCCTTGGGTGGACAATGTGCCTAAATCCAAAAATCTTGATGAAATCCAGAAACTCATCGAGATCTCACAAACGAACAAGCTGTAA
- a CDS encoding CoB--CoM heterodisulfide reductase iron-sulfur subunit B family protein has product MSKLKYALFTGCTAKQSTPELLSSTLAVADKLGIEITILEEASCCGASHLQDFDEFLAHVLNARNICYAEKLGLTMITICNTCQLNSAMTKHALDTDPDLKARVNEKLAEVGLEYKGTSEIKHFLYCLIDEYGLENIKDKVEVPLSHLNIAPFYGCHNIRPSELHHTSNGGENPYNPTSLDQLIDALEGHPVNYDHKNKCCGFHVELQANHTSEILAGNAMVDAIDNNADIMVTPCPLCHLKMDTYQDDVGKVIGRDIELPVLHMPQMVALALGCTPKEIGLNYHVQKATHLTA; this is encoded by the coding sequence ATGAGCAAATTAAAATATGCACTATTTACAGGATGTACCGCAAAGCAGTCCACACCTGAACTACTGTCATCTACGCTTGCAGTAGCGGATAAACTGGGTATCGAAATCACCATTCTGGAAGAGGCTTCCTGCTGCGGCGCGAGCCATCTTCAGGACTTCGACGAATTCCTGGCACATGTACTGAATGCAAGGAACATCTGCTATGCAGAAAAGCTTGGTCTTACCATGATCACCATCTGTAACACCTGTCAGCTCAACTCTGCCATGACAAAACATGCGCTTGACACGGATCCGGATCTCAAAGCGAGGGTCAACGAGAAACTTGCAGAGGTAGGCTTGGAATACAAGGGTACTTCAGAGATCAAACACTTCCTCTACTGCCTCATCGACGAGTATGGTCTTGAAAACATCAAGGATAAGGTGGAGGTACCACTCAGCCATCTGAACATTGCGCCATTTTACGGATGTCACAACATCCGCCCGTCCGAACTGCACCACACGAGCAACGGCGGAGAGAACCCGTACAACCCTACCTCACTCGACCAGCTCATCGATGCGCTCGAGGGCCATCCGGTCAACTACGACCACAAGAACAAGTGCTGCGGTTTCCACGTAGAGCTTCAGGCGAACCATACCTCAGAAATACTTGCAGGTAATGCCATGGTAGATGCTATCGACAACAATGCTGATATCATGGTAACACCCTGCCCACTCTGCCATCTCAAGATGGATACCTACCAGGACGATGTAGGCAAGGTTATCGGACGCGATATAGAACTTCCCGTTCTTCACATGCCTCAAATGGTTGCGCTTGCACTCGGCTGTACACCAAAAGAGATCGGACTGAACTACCACGTTCAGAAAGCCACTCACCTTACGGCATAA
- a CDS encoding heme-binding domain-containing protein: MFKIILAWLFGALILIQAIQISIPKPEKVTPDEEIKAPAEIMKMLKTSCYDCHSYETKMPWYGNIAPLSWEVKSHIKEGREWLNFQTWYRYDDDKKQKLYKGIAKTINFSMPMPMYLSLHEEAKLSREQRRQIKEWAESNIKEDY, from the coding sequence ATGTTCAAAATAATACTTGCCTGGCTCTTCGGTGCCCTCATCCTTATACAGGCCATCCAAATATCCATACCCAAACCCGAAAAGGTCACTCCGGATGAAGAGATCAAGGCACCCGCAGAGATCATGAAGATGCTGAAGACTTCCTGCTATGACTGCCACTCCTATGAAACGAAAATGCCATGGTACGGTAATATAGCGCCTCTCTCATGGGAAGTCAAGAGCCATATCAAAGAGGGACGTGAGTGGCTGAACTTTCAGACATGGTACCGTTATGATGATGACAAGAAACAGAAACTCTACAAGGGCATTGCAAAGACCATAAACTTTTCTATGCCTATGCCAATGTATCTTAGCCTGCATGAAGAGGCCAAACTCAGTAGAGAACAAAGAAGACAGATAAAAGAATGGGCGGAAAGTAACATCAAAGAGGATTATTGA
- a CDS encoding class II SORL domain-containing protein — protein sequence MPKINKYVDIDTVEREAKKDLIDRHSPFITVLGDAKKGEMLAVNVKMGQEYTHPDDFDHYIESITLFDGDTKLAMATFVPGTLGNEKSHAEVTFNIRPMKSKLNLVAHGYCTKHGIWESTPVEVAVAD from the coding sequence ATGCCAAAAATTAATAAATATGTTGACATCGACACAGTAGAAAGAGAAGCAAAAAAAGACCTTATCGACAGACACTCACCGTTCATCACCGTTTTAGGTGACGCAAAAAAAGGTGAAATGCTTGCAGTAAACGTTAAAATGGGTCAGGAATACACTCACCCGGATGATTTCGACCACTACATCGAGTCTATCACACTTTTTGACGGTGACACAAAACTCGCTATGGCTACATTCGTACCGGGAACACTCGGTAACGAAAAATCTCATGCTGAAGTAACATTCAACATCAGACCAATGAAAAGCAAACTTAACCTTGTTGCACACGGTTACTGTACAAAACACGGAATCTGGGAATCTACTCCTGTTGAAGTAGCTGTAGCAGACTAA
- a CDS encoding GGDEF domain-containing protein — translation MQYKNANSKKILLAIILYLFWVGYFTVNNYIEEKNRIYKEIDTKLISGAKILPLLLSSNFHKKEMNKDTVSKEEDWRNIILISKVADVMGLKYIYSLILKDGKIYFSSSSGTAEERKTHHNLATYFTHYDDVPPEVKMAFDTGKIQFAEYSDKWGDFRSVFIPMLTKGKVTYLVAADIETSYVKSLLKDSLFKSLMNSLWFVMFLVPFIIFYFRELWYSKKALESKVEKRTKELNKTNEKLKKLASTDPLTELFNRRHFESLTEPFLELAKRNDTEIAIIVIDIDNFKKINDTYGHKVGDDVIVDLATILKRGSRQSDIVCRWGGEEFIILLANTNGKSVLTIAEKIRKKVENLVRTLEDGNELKFTISCGVALVNKESNTSIHNVIDRADRALYKAKNSGKNKVVEST, via the coding sequence GTGCAGTATAAAAATGCCAATTCTAAAAAAATATTACTTGCAATAATTTTATATCTCTTTTGGGTTGGCTATTTTACTGTAAATAACTATATAGAAGAGAAGAATAGAATATACAAAGAAATAGATACAAAACTTATATCTGGTGCTAAAATTTTACCTTTACTGCTTTCTAGTAATTTCCATAAAAAAGAAATGAATAAAGATACTGTTAGCAAAGAGGAAGACTGGAGAAATATTATCTTAATTTCTAAGGTTGCTGATGTAATGGGACTGAAATATATTTATTCATTAATATTAAAAGATGGCAAAATATACTTTTCCTCTTCAAGTGGAACTGCTGAAGAACGGAAAACTCACCACAATTTAGCAACCTATTTTACACATTATGATGATGTCCCTCCAGAAGTTAAAATGGCTTTTGATACGGGTAAAATACAGTTTGCTGAATATTCTGACAAGTGGGGAGACTTTCGTAGTGTATTTATCCCAATGCTGACAAAAGGTAAGGTAACCTATCTAGTTGCGGCAGATATCGAAACTAGTTATGTTAAATCATTATTAAAAGATTCTCTGTTTAAAAGCTTGATGAATTCTTTATGGTTTGTAATGTTTCTAGTACCTTTTATTATTTTTTATTTTCGAGAACTATGGTACTCTAAAAAAGCTTTAGAGTCAAAAGTCGAAAAGCGAACTAAAGAGTTGAATAAAACAAATGAAAAATTAAAAAAATTGGCATCTACAGACCCATTGACTGAGTTATTTAATCGAAGACATTTTGAAAGTTTAACAGAGCCATTCTTGGAACTTGCAAAAAGAAATGATACAGAGATAGCCATCATAGTGATAGATATTGATAATTTTAAAAAAATAAATGATACCTATGGACATAAAGTTGGTGATGATGTTATTGTGGATTTAGCCACAATCTTAAAAAGAGGAAGTAGACAAAGTGATATTGTATGTAGATGGGGCGGAGAAGAGTTTATAATACTTTTAGCAAATACAAATGGTAAAAGTGTTCTTACAATTGCTGAAAAAATAAGAAAAAAAGTTGAAAATCTTGTTAGAACTCTTGAAGATGGAAATGAATTGAAGTTTACAATAAGTTGTGGTGTAGCATTAGTTAATAAGGAAAGTAATACAAGTATACATAATGTTATTGATAGAGCAGACAGAGCACTTTACAAAGCGAAAAATAGTGGAAAAAATAAAGTAGTAGAAAGTACTTAG
- a CDS encoding DUF6629 family protein: MFSIILNFTLSGALFVVAILTFKKVSIPKEVAFASLPFLFALHQFTQGFVWLGMYGLIGPRALGLAEGIFVFYAQGLLQFLIPLSLWLIEPAGTRRKLIGVLMVIGGILTAYTLYGLAEESTSVYVKNHILVYVNEWTDKIWVGILYVLTTCGALLLSRSIAIQLFGLLNFLFLVLVYVFIPYGLTSVWCLYAAAISVLLYFYFVERRIAFLQILKKKEVDFNSKLEKELNTLKHRYPKLREKWQRRFSVDR; the protein is encoded by the coding sequence ATGTTTTCTATTATTTTGAATTTTACCCTTTCGGGTGCACTTTTTGTCGTAGCAATCCTAACTTTCAAAAAGGTCAGCATACCCAAAGAGGTGGCCTTTGCCAGCTTGCCGTTTCTCTTTGCACTGCATCAGTTCACGCAGGGATTTGTCTGGCTGGGGATGTATGGCTTGATCGGTCCTCGTGCTCTGGGTCTTGCGGAAGGTATTTTCGTATTCTATGCACAGGGATTGCTGCAATTCCTCATTCCTTTGTCACTCTGGCTCATCGAGCCGGCAGGAACACGGAGAAAACTGATAGGGGTACTGATGGTTATCGGTGGTATCCTTACGGCGTATACACTCTACGGACTTGCCGAAGAATCTACCTCTGTTTATGTAAAAAATCATATACTGGTCTATGTCAATGAATGGACAGACAAAATCTGGGTAGGGATCCTGTACGTTCTGACCACATGCGGTGCACTACTTTTGAGCCGAAGTATCGCTATACAGCTTTTTGGTTTACTGAACTTTTTATTTCTAGTCCTTGTCTATGTTTTCATCCCATACGGTTTGACTTCTGTCTGGTGCCTCTATGCCGCTGCGATCAGTGTCCTGCTCTACTTCTATTTTGTAGAACGCCGTATCGCTTTCCTGCAGATACTGAAAAAGAAAGAGGTTGATTTCAACTCCAAGCTGGAAAAAGAGTTGAACACTCTGAAACACCGTTACCCAAAGTTGAGAGAAAAATGGCAAAGACGTTTTAGTGTGGACAGATAA
- a CDS encoding TIGR00730 family Rossman fold protein, which produces MFYKIPKVHKKLMPWQHPKPEEEEPEVRERIEAIMRNHNYIEADSDSDFLRRDEVRGVRLEVDYLKTELLLKEHGIEHTIVVFGSTRISEESEIKRRIEKLEESLSDKGDNSDMERELRTTKNLLAKTHYYDTAREFGRLVGNSGKGPDDARVTLMTGGGPGIMEAANRGAFDVGAKTIGLNITLPYEQYPNPYITPELCFRLHYFAVRKMHFLRRAKALVVFPGGFGTMDECFEVLTLVQTRKVDPIPIIFVGESYWKNMVYFEGFVEEGVIDPEDMDIFTFVETAEEAWETILQWYIDSDDPLV; this is translated from the coding sequence ATGTTTTACAAGATACCAAAAGTTCATAAAAAGCTAATGCCATGGCAGCACCCTAAACCTGAAGAGGAAGAACCTGAGGTACGTGAACGTATTGAAGCTATTATGCGTAACCACAATTATATAGAGGCAGACAGTGATTCTGATTTTCTTCGAAGAGATGAAGTACGTGGCGTTAGGCTTGAAGTAGATTACCTTAAAACAGAGTTACTGCTGAAAGAACATGGCATAGAGCATACTATTGTAGTTTTTGGTTCAACACGTATTTCCGAAGAATCTGAAATAAAAAGACGTATCGAAAAACTCGAGGAGAGCCTTAGTGACAAAGGTGATAACAGTGACATGGAAAGGGAGTTGCGTACGACTAAAAACCTATTGGCAAAAACCCATTATTACGATACGGCAAGGGAATTTGGACGGCTTGTAGGTAATTCGGGGAAAGGTCCTGATGACGCAAGAGTCACACTGATGACAGGGGGAGGGCCGGGCATAATGGAAGCGGCGAACCGTGGGGCTTTTGATGTCGGTGCTAAAACGATAGGACTGAACATCACTTTGCCGTATGAACAGTACCCCAATCCCTATATCACACCTGAACTCTGTTTCCGGCTCCATTACTTTGCTGTCAGGAAAATGCATTTTCTCAGACGTGCCAAGGCACTGGTGGTTTTTCCTGGCGGTTTTGGTACCATGGATGAGTGTTTTGAGGTCCTGACTCTGGTTCAGACACGAAAAGTCGATCCCATTCCCATCATATTCGTAGGGGAAAGCTACTGGAAAAACATGGTCTATTTTGAAGGTTTTGTGGAAGAGGGTGTAATAGACCCGGAAGACATGGATATATTTACCTTTGTAGAAACGGCTGAAGAGGCCTGGGAGACGATACTTCAATGGTATATTGATAGTGATGATCCTCTGGTATAG
- a CDS encoding dihydrolipoyl dehydrogenase family protein, translating to MIYDYDILFLGGGLNYAGAVTAAKAGLRTALVEKKMVHLGGTCLHNGCIPSKMYLHAAETVLASRKNHFTGKIALDMAKLDAEKEAMLSRATGAITKQCSDVELIDGEGVLTAPYTVKVADRTITAKHIVIGTGSSAFIPEGVDYDGEDVISSDDVLNMKELPEKIAVYGSGAIGLEMASFFAAAGIETELIWRHDRLLRKAHPTISKHLMKQFENLGVTLMGYQTIKTAKKTKRGVHIVFGDGKEHYVPKLLVATGRRANTAAIQTEEVKVGKKGIETDMHFETTLRDHYAVGDCNGKIQLAHAARAEVLYVVRRILGKQREAIRIDNIVKFIHTLPSSYAYVGKIRSQLEDEGVIYHESSVPLGGLPYPHINDADLGLMAVYSDEENFIIGAEIFAPHAEELVAIVAMAIAGEMDATLAKRTILAHPTFSESLEKSFMRL from the coding sequence ATGATTTACGACTATGATATTCTTTTTCTGGGCGGAGGCCTGAACTATGCGGGTGCCGTAACTGCGGCGAAAGCCGGGCTGAGAACGGCACTGGTAGAAAAAAAGATGGTACATCTGGGAGGGACCTGCCTGCATAACGGGTGTATCCCTTCCAAAATGTACCTGCATGCCGCTGAAACGGTCCTGGCTTCAAGAAAGAACCATTTTACGGGGAAGATAGCCCTGGATATGGCAAAACTCGATGCCGAAAAAGAGGCCATGCTCTCCAGGGCGACGGGTGCGATCACAAAGCAGTGCAGCGATGTGGAGCTGATAGACGGGGAAGGGGTCCTTACCGCACCATATACCGTAAAAGTCGCTGACCGTACTATTACGGCAAAACATATCGTCATCGGTACAGGATCCTCTGCATTTATCCCTGAGGGGGTCGACTATGACGGAGAAGATGTCATCAGCAGTGACGATGTGCTCAATATGAAGGAGCTTCCCGAGAAGATCGCAGTGTACGGCTCCGGAGCGATCGGTCTGGAAATGGCAAGCTTTTTTGCGGCTGCAGGAATAGAGACCGAGCTGATCTGGCGGCATGATAGGCTTTTGAGGAAAGCACATCCTACGATCTCAAAGCATTTGATGAAACAGTTCGAGAATCTCGGTGTGACCCTGATGGGATACCAGACGATCAAAACGGCTAAGAAGACGAAGCGCGGCGTGCATATCGTCTTTGGTGATGGGAAAGAGCACTACGTACCCAAACTGCTGGTAGCCACCGGCCGGCGTGCCAATACGGCTGCCATACAGACCGAGGAAGTGAAGGTCGGCAAAAAAGGGATAGAGACGGACATGCATTTTGAAACGACGCTGCGAGACCACTACGCCGTCGGAGACTGCAACGGAAAGATTCAGCTTGCCCATGCCGCCCGGGCGGAAGTACTCTATGTGGTCCGCCGTATCCTTGGGAAGCAGCGTGAAGCGATACGTATAGATAATATCGTCAAATTCATACATACGCTGCCCTCATCCTATGCCTATGTCGGAAAGATACGCTCGCAACTGGAGGATGAGGGTGTGATCTATCATGAGAGCAGCGTGCCGCTGGGAGGATTGCCCTATCCGCATATCAACGATGCCGACCTCGGGCTCATGGCTGTCTACAGTGATGAAGAGAACTTCATCATAGGTGCCGAGATCTTTGCGCCCCATGCAGAAGAGCTTGTTGCCATCGTTGCCATGGCGATCGCCGGAGAGATGGATGCCACACTCGCCAAACGGACGATACTGGCGCATCCCACCTTCAGCGAGAGTCTGGAAAAAAGTTTTATGCGTCTATAA
- a CDS encoding 2-oxo acid dehydrogenase subunit E2, translating into MDYKVVMPRLSDSMDEGQLVEWKIRPGDVVRNGDVIAEVESDKAVMEIQIFKSGTVKELLIDAGSTVPVGTPMAVIDTDVGSGSSVKTEEKSKEQNSTSVSAAQKPTETVPVKEKRPPAVETKKAPVETQASVPSAIDILMGISDTSTEEKSSYTGGNASPRARALAAKYGLDIETLQNEGKLPVPAHSADVKGYWLRRYFTPKALELIARYNLSIDLFEARKKHDEAEIIAYIQSHEVPLPEPIDMPHKAMIAIVNAAQKRPVYHMTDRIDATLLNHYVSKDLTITVWLLKLFAEAMMRQKYFRLTLTDDHMQLWPNASISVAMAHGEYLYMPVFKTVNTKNPAAIAEELHQFKTKISQKKLTKEDLTGSTFGISNLGMTGIEQFDAMINKDDCAIAAIGSEIEGRITVTLTVDHRIVNGYQAALFMQELKTLAQDEMFFKEVAQ; encoded by the coding sequence ATGGACTACAAGGTCGTGATGCCCCGTCTATCGGATTCGATGGATGAAGGACAACTGGTAGAATGGAAGATCCGGCCGGGGGATGTGGTCAGGAACGGTGACGTAATCGCAGAGGTCGAGAGCGACAAAGCGGTCATGGAGATACAGATCTTCAAAAGCGGGACGGTAAAAGAACTGCTCATAGATGCGGGTAGTACCGTGCCGGTCGGAACGCCGATGGCGGTGATCGATACGGATGTGGGCTCAGGAAGCAGTGTTAAAACGGAAGAAAAATCCAAAGAGCAAAACAGCACGTCAGTCTCTGCAGCCCAAAAACCTACAGAAACCGTACCTGTAAAAGAGAAGCGTCCTCCTGCAGTAGAAACGAAAAAAGCACCTGTTGAAACCCAGGCATCTGTACCAAGTGCCATCGATATACTTATGGGGATTTCTGATACTTCAACAGAAGAGAAGTCCTCCTATACCGGAGGCAATGCATCGCCAAGAGCCAGAGCGCTTGCCGCGAAGTACGGTCTTGACATTGAAACACTTCAGAATGAAGGCAAACTGCCTGTCCCGGCACATTCGGCAGATGTAAAAGGATATTGGTTGCGTCGCTACTTTACCCCCAAAGCACTTGAACTCATAGCCAGGTACAACCTTTCGATCGATCTTTTCGAGGCGCGGAAGAAGCATGACGAAGCCGAGATCATAGCCTATATCCAATCGCATGAAGTACCTCTGCCCGAACCGATCGACATGCCGCACAAAGCGATGATAGCCATCGTGAATGCTGCGCAGAAACGTCCGGTCTACCATATGACGGACCGTATCGATGCCACGTTGCTGAACCACTATGTATCCAAAGATCTGACGATCACGGTCTGGTTGCTCAAACTCTTTGCTGAAGCGATGATGCGGCAGAAGTATTTCCGTTTAACATTGACGGACGATCATATGCAACTCTGGCCGAATGCTTCCATCTCCGTTGCCATGGCCCATGGCGAGTACCTCTATATGCCGGTATTCAAGACAGTGAACACAAAGAACCCTGCGGCGATCGCAGAAGAACTGCATCAGTTCAAGACAAAGATCTCCCAAAAGAAACTGACGAAGGAGGACCTGACAGGTTCGACCTTCGGAATCTCCAATCTGGGGATGACCGGTATTGAACAGTTCGATGCGATGATTAACAAAGATGACTGTGCCATAGCGGCGATCGGCAGTGAGATTGAGGGAAGGATCACCGTTACTCTCACGGTCGACCATCGCATCGTTAACGGATATCAGGCGGCATTGTTCATGCAGGAACTCAAAACACTGGCACAGGATGAAATGTTCTTTAAGGAGGTAGCACAATGA
- a CDS encoding dihydrolipoyl dehydrogenase family protein, with product MKKYDLVVIGAGPGGTPAAMAAAQFGKSVLLVDKRDAPGGECLFEGCIPSKVLENAANRFEIFKEMKAFHIDVDGKEQIHWEAVLEDKKQILKRRSMGALKQVERFPNLEFRQGTARFTDTHTIDVDGEKIAFDHAIIATGAAAFLPPFEGKGVKNAWTNAEVFEKTELPEEITFIGAGAISCELVQMFNKLGTKCHMLERGERILKHIDEESAMVVQEKMIREGIDVQLNVTFGKIEGEEGAFSVSYTQDGEAKVLETPYLLIATGRAANVEGLGLETVGVDFDRHGIHVDETLQTTQENIYAVGDCTVGPKFAHWATYEAGIAIHNIFAPMKHKTDMSKLSWVLFSDPQIASVGLSEADAQKQGMEVSVERYDYAVDARAQLDKAEEGFLKFVIEKKSGIIRGIQIVSEDASSLSGEASLIVANELKAMDVMKTIHPHPTLTESFGKLAQQIFFKSMMQPRR from the coding sequence ATGAAGAAATATGATCTCGTAGTCATAGGGGCAGGGCCCGGCGGTACGCCTGCGGCTATGGCAGCGGCACAGTTTGGTAAAAGCGTATTGCTCGTCGACAAGAGAGATGCACCCGGCGGAGAATGCCTTTTTGAAGGATGTATTCCCTCCAAAGTACTGGAGAATGCCGCCAACCGGTTTGAAATATTCAAGGAGATGAAAGCCTTTCATATCGATGTCGATGGCAAAGAGCAGATACACTGGGAAGCCGTACTTGAGGACAAAAAGCAGATACTCAAACGCAGGTCGATGGGGGCGTTGAAACAAGTGGAGAGGTTTCCGAACCTGGAGTTCAGACAGGGAACGGCACGCTTCACCGATACGCATACCATTGATGTCGATGGAGAGAAGATCGCCTTTGACCATGCGATCATCGCGACAGGTGCTGCAGCATTCCTTCCTCCCTTTGAAGGGAAAGGGGTCAAAAATGCCTGGACCAATGCGGAAGTTTTTGAAAAAACGGAACTTCCCGAAGAGATCACCTTTATCGGTGCGGGAGCGATCAGCTGTGAGCTGGTACAGATGTTCAACAAACTGGGAACCAAATGCCACATGCTTGAACGGGGTGAAAGAATTCTGAAGCACATCGATGAAGAATCAGCCATGGTGGTGCAGGAGAAGATGATACGTGAGGGCATCGATGTGCAGCTCAATGTCACTTTTGGAAAAATAGAGGGTGAAGAGGGGGCGTTCTCCGTCAGCTATACGCAGGACGGTGAAGCAAAAGTCCTTGAAACACCCTATCTGCTCATCGCTACGGGACGCGCTGCCAATGTGGAAGGTCTCGGACTTGAAACTGTAGGCGTGGACTTCGACCGGCACGGTATCCATGTCGATGAAACGCTGCAGACCACGCAGGAGAACATCTATGCGGTAGGAGACTGTACGGTAGGGCCGAAGTTCGCACACTGGGCCACCTATGAAGCGGGGATAGCCATCCATAATATTTTCGCACCTATGAAGCATAAAACAGATATGTCCAAACTCAGCTGGGTACTCTTCTCAGATCCGCAGATCGCCTCTGTGGGGCTTAGCGAAGCGGATGCACAGAAACAGGGGATGGAAGTGTCCGTAGAACGTTACGACTATGCCGTGGATGCCCGTGCCCAGCTTGACAAAGCGGAAGAGGGCTTCCTGAAATTCGTCATAGAAAAGAAAAGCGGGATCATACGCGGTATTCAGATCGTGAGTGAGGATGCTTCTTCTCTCAGTGGTGAAGCTTCTCTGATCGTTGCCAATGAACTCAAAGCGATGGATGTAATGAAAACGATCCATCCGCATCCGACACTGACGGAAAGCTTCGGAAAACTGGCACAGCAGATTTTTTTTAAAAGTATGATGCAGCCAAGAAGATAA
- a CDS encoding aldolase, whose product MKMTLPADVPADKEKAFIENFEKTTGGSGRLMLFAGDQKVEHLNNDFYGEGIPLEDNDPEHLFKIASKADIGVFATQFGLITRYGRDYSDIPYLVKLNAKTNLIPYEAKDPYSQQWLEVEDIVRFQKSSGLDIRGVGYTLYLGSEHEHAMLREAARIVHEAHLNGWIAVLWIYPKGNFVKDQHDRHLIAGAAGVGAALGADFAKLKVPYIDGKLDTEGLKEVTTAAGRTGVLCEGGDKTSPEAFLMELHEQIHHGESRGNGTGRNIHQRPLDEAIRMADAIYAVTVKNASVEEALQILEGK is encoded by the coding sequence ATGAAAATGACACTCCCGGCAGATGTCCCTGCCGATAAAGAAAAAGCGTTTATTGAGAATTTCGAGAAAACGACCGGCGGAAGCGGACGGCTAATGCTCTTTGCCGGAGACCAGAAAGTCGAGCATCTCAACAATGACTTCTACGGTGAAGGTATTCCGCTCGAAGACAATGACCCCGAACATCTTTTCAAGATCGCCTCAAAAGCCGACATCGGTGTCTTTGCGACACAGTTCGGGCTCATTACCCGTTACGGACGTGACTACAGCGATATTCCCTATCTGGTAAAACTCAATGCCAAGACCAATCTCATCCCCTACGAAGCCAAAGACCCTTACTCACAGCAGTGGTTGGAAGTGGAAGATATCGTCCGTTTTCAAAAGAGCAGTGGGCTGGATATACGTGGGGTGGGGTATACGCTTTATCTGGGCAGCGAACATGAACATGCCATGCTGCGCGAAGCGGCACGTATCGTGCATGAGGCGCATCTCAACGGCTGGATCGCTGTGCTCTGGATCTACCCGAAAGGCAATTTTGTCAAAGACCAGCATGACAGACATCTCATTGCCGGTGCGGCCGGAGTAGGTGCGGCACTCGGAGCGGATTTTGCAAAACTCAAAGTACCGTACATAGACGGTAAACTCGATACTGAGGGGTTGAAAGAGGTGACAACCGCTGCGGGACGGACAGGTGTGCTGTGTGAAGGCGGGGACAAAACGTCGCCTGAAGCATTCCTGATGGAACTGCATGAACAGATACACCATGGCGAAAGCCGCGGGAACGGAACGGGGCGCAACATCCACCAGCGTCCACTCGATGAAGCTATCCGTATGGCGGATGCCATTTATGCGGTCACGGTCAAGAACGCTTCTGTCGAGGAAGCTTTGCAGATACTGGAAGGTAAGTAA